In Pyrus communis chromosome 11, drPyrComm1.1, whole genome shotgun sequence, the sequence TTCAATTGCTTACAATTCTTGGATGCCTTGGCCAAATGGCCTTGCCTCCTATTTATAAGCCTAAGTAACCTCCTCAATGGAGGGTTCTAgaaatccctacttacatccaaaaatatctagTATAGTTCTAGATACAACTTGCCTAATCTAGATTGTTCTAGGTGAGGCTTGAATTTGTACACTTGTGTGGATTATTCCGGAATGCCCTAGATTATCTTGAACGCTCCGTCATGTTCTTGATTTTTCCGGGATGTTCCAGAAGCTTCTATGAAGACAAGGCTTTATGGGCTTAGATATATGATGTCTTGggcgttttctttgtttgtaacaTATGGCCCGTGACACTAGGACATCTTATCCGCCCCTTGATCCGAAATTTTGAAGTCCCCTCCCTCTAAACTTTGTAATAAAATGCTCACGAATACAATAGGACGATATTTTCCGATAATTTTCTTATGTTTAGGCTCACTGTTTCCTTCAACCTCCATATTTTGTACCTTGGAGGCTTGaacatattttttaaacaatgtcttgataaaaaaaaaaacatattttttaaacaatGTCAAgttacacacaaacacacacacacacacacacacacatatatatatatgtattatattATTTCTTGATGTGTGGTCATACATTCTTCTCTCTCTACTAGCGCAGAGAAAAACCTAGAAACGTCACTGGTCATGGATGCAGAAAATAATTGACATTCAACCAACTAAAGATGTgtctttttcataaaaaaataataaaaaatgtgatGCAGGGTCAGCATCTTAAATTGAGATTTCACCGATTCTCTGTGTCTGGAGTCGACGGATCCGGAGATTTGTACCATTCATTTTAAATTATACGGTCCTCATTAGCCTATTTCTTTACTCATTTCATACAAATCAAGGATGCGAATCTCTCTTTCTTCAACGACCTGAATCTTCGAATCCTTAAACTCTAGACACAGAAATTCAAAGACGATCTCGACATCTTTACTTCTAACCGCAGCCACAACCGAACTTTATGAATGTTTCTTTCTCCTCCACCAAACCTTCTCAATGCCCCAAAAATCAGAAATCCCCACATTTCAGTTCTCACCTTCATAATTATTAACTGTTAATATCTGCTTTACTTTATTATTGACCCCTCTTTGTAGAGTGACTCACACGGAACAACTATACCACTATTGTacgttttggtacaataatacAATTTTTTGTGCACATAATAGTCCATTATTGGACCGACATGCTAGTGTTGGTGAATCTGATCTATAATGTGTGTTCCAAAAAGCTATAATGCGGTAGGCCCATAGATTAGCTTAGTTTTCCGCGTCAGGCAATGAAGTAATTTTGTTCGAGAATCCAACTGATATTAGCACGATCTCCTCATCCAAGATTTGATGTAATTTTCGTTTGagatcattaaaattaaaaaaaaaattatcaattcCATTATTATGTCAATCAACTCGCCTATTTAGCATTCCCGTATCTTTTGGTTGCTTTATGTAATGAGAGCTGGCAAATTTACTACCACACTATATAAAGAAGAATCTCTTAAGATTTGAAAGTTTACTTGGTCAGATGAGCAAGTTAACTTGATGAGTGATAAACCTTGGAGAGAAGTGTCGAGTGTATTTTAAGAAAATGTCAACAAATTTGCACCCACCACAAATATGACACATGCATCTTATTATGTGGTAACACATCTTAATATCTTTTACCACATATGATAATGCttatgagagagagagcataTTTCTTTTATAGCAAGGAATGCTAAAACACACCATGGACACAAATTTGTTTGCAAATCATCTATCGAAAGGCTAATTTTATGGCAGATGTTTTTGCAGATGCgggtcacttttttttttctttccccccTCTAGTGTTGTTTGGTTGTAGACCCTATCTAATGAGGCAATATCAACGTGGTCATGAGACTAATGAGAGAGATAGGATGAAAAGGTCTATACGCTAGCATAATTAAGTTTTCCACGTTAACCAATGTcggtattttcttttttttagttaatCAATAATTTAACAAACTTTTGTCCATGACTTTGAGATCTAACAAATTAAAAGGACTGAATTTTACTAGACTAAAATAGTCATTGGCGGAATCCCATAATTCTAGTAAAAATGGATCTTTCTTTACAAAATTACGGTTAATTAGTGGTTGGATCCGTTGAAAGGAAATCACAACCATCGCCTACTAAAGATTTGGTCCACATTTAAATCTCCTTTAACACATCACCAAGAAAAAATTGGGCATGTGTGGCTAATTTTCTGCTCTCACATCTAAAAATGTGGATGAGAGGTCACTCTGTGAGTCAAACTCTTGTCGTATCGTGAATATAAAGTAAAATCCTCGACCATAAGACTTTGAGCCTTCTTGGTATAATGGTATTAGAGCATTAATAGCCATAAAACGGTCAAGAATTAAACCactaataagaaccaaaatTAATGATGAAAATGTGGCGAAGATCGatcgattttcaagaatttcGGGTTGTGAATTGTGAtcttaaaaaaattaggaaaaaaaaaacgaaattacAAAGTTAATTTAATCCTTTCGCCCCCAGCTGGTGCCTAATTAAATGTTGTACTGACTAATTAATCACCATCATAATTGAGTCTTGACACTTAAGAGTTCACACGCGTACATTGCACTCGCACGTGCGAAAGGACTCCAAACACTCAAGTCTCAGCACTCTGCCCAGCCTTCCTCCAGATCGTCCCGTCGTGCGCGCCTAATTCTCAGCTCACTCCCGAGCTTAGCTTCAACGGCTAGGATCAGCTTAGCCGGCACTCCGGATAGCACCTCGACCCGTCTCAGATTCTGACACGTAGAAACCGACCTATCCCCACGGAATCTCAACCCGAACCAAAACGACGCCGCAAGGGATACTCTCAGAGGCACACCCGCCAACCGCTCCAGGCAAAATCCCGAGGCATTTGACGCCGTTGAAACCACCGCAGCCGCCAAATTACCATTCACCCCAACGTTCTTACACCAATTTACGAAATTACCCTCCGCTCTCGCATCCACTCGCCTTGAAGTTCTTGCTCGAGCACTCCGTACGCTATAATTTCTCTTGGCGCCGGAGAATTTGCACAGCATATTCCTCTTCGCGCCGGGGAATCTGTACCGAGTATTTGAACCGGAAACCTCCGTCACGGAGCCCTCGGATTTCGGATTCTCGTATCCGGTCTTTGTGGTCCCCATTTCTGTGCTGGATATGCAGGCGGAACAATCCGACGATGACGACATGGCGTCGCCGTTGCAGTCTCCGGAAAAAAATTCAGGCGAGCAGGAGGAGCAGAGAGAGTGATGATCAGGGGTTTCGGCGACGGATTTGCAATTAGAGCAGAGAGGGTGGCGGACGTGGCGGGCGACGAGGAAGTTGGCCTGGTGGACGCGGGCGTCGCAGCGGGAGCAAAGGAAGGCGGAGTCAGAGGGGCAGTAGAAAGAGGCTTCCTGGTCGCAGAGTTCGCAAGCCCAGAAAAGTTTCTTCATTTCTTGATTTCCGGCGGAGAGCAGAAGAGGAATGGAAGTTGGGAGACGATTTGGGAATTCGGGGAGGTGGTGCGGTGAGAGGATATGTGGGTGTGGCGAGGGGGATTATATGGAGAGAAATGCGGTTATGGAGGATGAGAAGGTTGTGTGTGAGTTGAGTGTCTGTATTTTGGCTTTTAAGACTTCCTCCTCAAACACTCAACCCGGTCTCTGTCCACATACTAAAACCTCCTCCCCTCCCTTGAAATTTGCCCACATAtgctcttatatatatatatatatatatatatataatattccaACTTTTGGGTTTTGCAACCTTCACTCCGCTTACTTTTGATTATTGCATTTTATccccaattaattatttttcttagcaAACCTTCTATTATTGGTTTATATTAATACTAGTAAAGTAAACTTCGAATACGTGAAATCACCCAAAGTAATAAAGATCACTTGAAAACGTTATGAAAGTGGATTTGGATGTGATTGTATGCGATACATTAGTTGTGAGGAATTGGTAACATTGTACTCTAGATGAATTTGGTTAGGCTCAAATAAGAGAGAAAAACCATAAGCAATTATGAGTCAGTGTCAATCGAACAACCTACcattttctataattttaatatgttttgaCCCATTGATTTTACAGTTTTAAATTCTTTAAGTAACAAATAACAATTTTCAAAGTTCACACTAAGGTTTTTAAATGCAAGAATATTGCTCGTTGCTTGAACTTTGAATTTGAATGTGTAGAGAAATGCCCTCAAGAACTAATTGCATTGGGAAAGAATCATAAGTAATATTTCAATTGCAGCATTTTATATAGATAATCACTGAGTTTGTAATATTTCCTCATTTATAAGGATAGTATCTTCTTATTAAAAcatattaagaaaaactaaaaatacaCTGATGTGAATTCGATTCTTATTTTTTTCTCGTTATAATTAACTATCAAACCCACTAACATTCAAGCTCTGCTAAAAACACATTGTGGCATTATTTGGTGTTGAGGGTGAATTCAGTAAAACGATAACAAAAATGAGCAAAAGGGAAAAATGGtggtttttgaaatattttttggcCTTTGTAATATTAAACAATAAATGTGAGTTCGTTCTGATTAAATATCGGGCTGCTACCGACTGTGGTGCGAACGTGAGCCTCAAGGGCCCCAACGGCAACTAATTCTCCACCAGAAGTTGGAGCGGCATTTCGGAGACACGTGTCACTATTTGACATATATCACTATTTGACACGTATCACTACTTGACTACATCACCATCATCGGAAATCGCATCCTCCAAACACCTTGCAAAATTTTGGAAGTTGTTTAGCTGAGGACTTCTTGACAATGTCATTTTAAACTCAAAGAAACTTTTAcgttgaaaaaatatatatttttaaagagAATAACTGGTAGCAAATTACGATTATTCAAATAAATAACCTTTTAGAGTATACATGATTTATCTTACAATGCCGGTCATGTCTggataaaaaagaagggaaaatgttTTAGGTAGTCGACAATTAGTGTTTTGTTTTTCATCTTGAATTGCTATGACAAtgaaaactaacagaaaaactgCTGTAAAATCAATAGCGATGTTCATAAACTCGActccatttaaaattttagtagaATAAAGCTTGattgttttagttttattgGCTGGTTTAAAACATGTAAtgtaattagattttttttttttttttttttgaaaagaaaaagaagaaaaaggatatTTTTGAAGTTTGGGTAAAAACATAAAAGATCATAAAGTGGGGAAGAAAAACTTATAGTCAAGCAAGTTTATTCTAGATATTGTAGAGGGTGGTGGGGTCACGGCGGAGCTGCTTCATAGTCTTCATTGCGTAGAGAGAACGCTCCTCCGTGAAGCGTGACCCCCTGACCATACGGTAAACCGACGCGTGGCAAATCTCAGCTCACACTTACTTTCCAACTCCAATTTCAACCACACAAGCGATTCAACCACTGCAAGTGACAGCACAAGGaattaaaaaaatggagaaaaattaAATCCGGCGGGGACCCTGCCGATGAGCGCCACGTGTGCGGCGAAAGCTGACGGCTGCTGCAGAACCACGCAGTAGGGAGGGAGGGAGCGGTGGTTGTGCGCAAGTTTGGCGTGATTGGAATGGGAATGATTTGTAGGTGGGAGTCGTGGGACCGAGctatctttttctctcttttttttattgaaaaattaaagaaaaaaatttgaaaattttaagtctaaacaaggacaaaataaaaggtaaagtgaatagtatgagcattgattttttagtgtaaaaatatgatttttcgttaaagtaaacagtatcgtgagcttttcgttaaaacttcatttttttatttgtcactCAAATtgtataatattattttttttccttttataaaaGGAAAGTGAGAACTCGCTGATGGCTTCGATATAACCGTTCATTTTTTTGGAATCTAAAAAGACTCCCAAAGGTATTTCAGTCTCTCTGACCACCATCTTGCGATTTATTAGTGCCAGAAATTAAAGTCATGACTTATTCGTCCCCAACTACTGAGTCACCTCTTAGTGCTTCGAATTGTAATAATGCAAAAGGTATCGCACTATTGTCTGCACAAAATCAATGGCACAAAAAGCAATTGCATGCGAGGTTTGTTTTAGAGAAAGGTATCGTATTTCTCGTTTTTGAAATGTAACACTAGGTGTAGAATGGTTGAGATTTTGTTGAAGAGTTTTGGGCAATGAGAGAACAACATAAATTGTAATGTGTTGGTTGTTTTTAAATTACGTAGGGGTAGTCTATATGTTTcttagaatctcataataaggTTTATTATGCTGGAACGTGTTGGTTGATTTTGATCGTTAATGTATGTGGAGTTATAATAAATTAACGACCAAATTTCATTGACACATGCATCGATAGTTGATAGTATTAGATTTTTATTCATAATATGTGACTTCAGTTTCATGCTAACATTGTTACATTGACATGCATATTGTAATAATACTTAGAGGAAATAGatcttcatttgtttttaggaGAAACTATAAAATATTTACAGGATATGTTCTGCATTGAATTTTAACTATATGAACTGACTACTTTTTAAGTTCCACTTTGAAGATATCATTGCAAAATATTATCAAAGTTGAAAATGATTGAGACGTCTAGTTGTGATCAAATAATTTGACGAATATGAGCTCGTTTGGATATGTtgttaaaatgattgaaattgcctttagtgaaaatatttttggaatcaatccttagtaaaaatgcgaGTAAATCctagaaaaacacttaaagtgcttcttggaagaagcacataaacggtacttcttgcagaaagcacttcaagtgcttttggaacccaaaaatattttctctaaaagtgcttttagtcattttaacaGTATATCCAAACAAGCCCTACATTTTTCtaagaaatattaaaatttcactATGAGAATCTAATGGATAAAGTATAGGATtgaactgatttttttttttttttttttgcaaaagatGGATTGATGAATGGAGACTTCAGTTTGTTGTAAAAGAATGCAAAACAGGCACCAGAACTAGTCTCCATTTATTGTATAAAAATGGAAATCCCTCTCTTAAGCAACATATACGATTGACTCAAAGTTCATCTctttcattctctctctttatgcAAATCCAACATAAGTCCATCAATATACCATAATCCCCTAATTAAGCCAGATTACAATAAAGATTCTCAGGCAAAAGACCAATGTCCATGGTGTGATCCAAAAATTAGACTCGGGAAATCAATAAAATATGTTCGGTCGGTGTGCACGACTAACCCTAACACTCCGTTGGTTATAGACCAAATTTATCATTAATTTTGACATGTGGTTTTGCATTTCTTGGATGATGCCTTAAGTTTCACGAGAAGAATATAAGAATGAATGTAAAGAAAGAAAGTACTATGGGCAGAGGGGGCATTGAAGGGTAGCGAGAGGTGCAATTGCACAAGGCCGCGAATTTGGGGCCCCAAAAATTTTTTGTCATCTAAAATTTATatgtaaatattaaaataaaaattattagcatttaaaaaatttcattgtgcaCTCCTTATAAgagtaaattattttctttttaaatataaaaatttagagtgcccaacaatatatttgaagtgccaataacaacaccctaattaaaaaataatttttttttcaattttattgtataataatgctatatattcaactgaaactttgaaattagagtttttcaaacttttttttttcttgtttggttgtttaagattaaagtgcttttgatTATTCAATGAATGTTATGTTTGTATTTCTTCTTACTTATTATTTAATGACTTTGTAAAGTTACAATCAGTGAGTCCTaaaatttgtattgatttaagTTATTGGTTTCTAACATGTGTATTGTCCTACTTTTTTGAGAAAACTATCTTAAAAAGGgcatttttatgaattttaagcCTCTAAAATCTCAGAGCCTAACTACGAGGTTGTGACTTGTGAGAGGAACAAGACATGTGGTTGGGTTTAGGGTTCTAGGCTTGTAGCTAGGagtttaaaacatgttttttttttatttgggggtgtgctatccacacatcattttttacttctcacacaccccttattaatttttgacCATTGATCATTTTCAACTCATATGATCCAAggatcaaaaaccaaaaaagtgTGAGAAGTATAAAAGGATGTGTGGATGTCACACCTCTTTATTTAATCACCCCATGCCAACCATAACCATCCATCTCTAACTTGTCCATGCGTTAACAAAAGCCTAACTGAAAAACACTAGTACTTTTTGTCACATGGCGCTTTTCCCTGCCCAACTTAAAGATATACAAACACATTTTACATGTGTTTTAATCAACTAGTACTatcagattttttatttatttatttgtattttttaaaaaactgTGGGGTTCGGATGAGAAATTTAGATTCgattttttattaagtttttgGAAGAAAAGATATTGCTAAACTAAAAATTTGTTTGTATCAATATTCTATTAGATTGACTGTTTATAAACATAAGACAAGAAGTTAAATCCTAACAATGTATTGTGTGTGTAATCAATACTTGTTTTGATACAAGTAATAATCGGTAGAGTCCAACCTAAGATTTCAAGCAGTAGCGGAGCCATCTTAAGGTTAGAGTAAGCTTGGGCCTATcctcaaattatttttttcctaaCAATCTTTACtatcattaattaattttataataccACTATGAACTTGAGTTTGTAATTATATTGGTTAGTTCAATTAACTTCAATCCAACAAATACAAAGCTTTAAATTTTTTACATTAAATATTTGAAACTATAGTTCTATACTAATATTAGTTGATcatcatttcaaaaaaaaaaaaaaaaaaattagttgatCATATTATCTGGTTCTTGACTATATACAATTATTTCCTTTGCTTGTAGACttattattttggttaatttctCATTTCCCTGTATTATATCATCGATGAAATCAAGAAGAGAAAAATATTTCCTTTTTCCAAATTAGCACAACGAAACCCTTTAAATGTTCTCATGCCTTATGTTTTTAGAAAAATGTTCTCTTGGTCATTATAAGAAAATGAATGCATGGTCAATCACCTTTGAATT encodes:
- the LOC137708672 gene encoding B-box zinc finger protein 32-like, with the protein product MKKLFWACELCDQEASFYCPSDSAFLCSRCDARVHQANFLVARHVRHPLCSNCKSVAETPDHHSLCSSCSPEFFSGDCNGDAMSSSSDCSACISSTEMGTTKTGYENPKSEGSVTEVSGSNTRYRFPGAKRNMLCKFSGAKRNYSVRSARARTSRRVDARAEGNFVNWCKNVGVNGNLAAAVVSTASNASGFCLERLAGVPLRVSLAASFWFGLRFRGDRSVSTCQNLRRVEVLSGVPAKLILAVEAKLGSELRIRRARRDDLEEGWAEC